A window from uncultured Desulfobacter sp. encodes these proteins:
- a CDS encoding 1-deoxy-D-xylulose-5-phosphate reductoisomerase: protein MKSLTILGSTGSIGTSALKVVAMHPDKFSINCLTCATNIDLLFAQIEQFKPAMVAVIDEMSADRLAKKLSGKPCPEILWGESGFIAAAQWADSNMVLAAMVGAAGLAPALAAIDAGKQLALANKETLVMAGEIVMARAREKGVDILPVDSEHCAIFQCLQGNRRHDLKKIFLTASGGPFRDLPHDQFKQITPAQALDHPTWNMGAKITIDSATLMNKALEVIEAVRLFDVSVDKIQVLIHPQSIVHSMVGFEDGGVMAQLGEPDMMHAIAYAFSYPNRMNLNLKFPDFAGMNGLTFDVPDVKRFPSLNFAYEACRRGGTLPAVMNAANEVAVDAFLKERIGFPYIFRIVDEVMGAHTCIDNPELSGIIEADRWGREKALSLIQSLV from the coding sequence GTGAAGTCGTTAACGATACTGGGTTCCACAGGGTCCATCGGCACGTCCGCCCTTAAGGTGGTTGCCATGCACCCGGACAAGTTCTCCATCAATTGTTTAACCTGTGCCACCAATATTGACCTTCTATTCGCCCAAATAGAACAGTTTAAGCCGGCGATGGTTGCCGTGATCGACGAAATGTCGGCAGACCGTCTTGCAAAGAAACTTTCAGGCAAGCCTTGTCCTGAAATCTTGTGGGGCGAGTCCGGTTTTATTGCCGCAGCTCAATGGGCGGATTCAAATATGGTACTTGCCGCCATGGTTGGGGCTGCAGGCCTTGCACCGGCCCTTGCCGCCATTGATGCCGGCAAGCAACTGGCCCTTGCCAACAAGGAAACCCTGGTGATGGCCGGAGAGATTGTTATGGCCCGGGCGCGTGAAAAAGGGGTGGATATCCTGCCTGTGGATTCCGAGCACTGCGCCATTTTTCAATGCCTGCAGGGGAACCGGAGACACGATCTTAAAAAAATTTTTCTCACAGCATCAGGCGGTCCTTTCAGGGATTTGCCCCACGACCAATTTAAACAGATTACACCGGCCCAGGCCCTGGATCACCCGACCTGGAACATGGGCGCTAAAATAACCATTGATTCGGCGACCCTTATGAACAAGGCGTTGGAGGTGATTGAGGCGGTCCGGCTGTTTGATGTCAGTGTGGATAAGATTCAGGTGTTAATTCATCCCCAGAGTATTGTTCACTCCATGGTGGGGTTCGAAGATGGCGGTGTTATGGCCCAGCTTGGGGAACCGGATATGATGCATGCCATTGCCTATGCCTTCTCCTATCCAAACCGCATGAATCTAAACCTGAAATTCCCTGATTTTGCGGGGATGAATGGATTAACCTTTGATGTCCCTGATGTAAAACGATTTCCATCCCTTAATTTTGCCTACGAAGCCTGTCGCAGGGGCGGGACTTTACCGGCTGTTATGAACGCGGCCAACGAAGTCGCCGTGGACGCTTTTCTTAAAGAACGTATCGGCTTTCCTTATATTTTCAGAATAGTTGATGAGGTCATGGGTGCCCATACCTGCATTGACAATCCCGAGCTTTCAGGTATTATTGAGGCTGATCGCTGGGGCAGGGAGAAAGCACTTTCCCTGATCCAAAGTCTTGTGTAA
- the pyrH gene encoding UMP kinase: MDTKPEFQRVLIKLSGEALMGNQGFGITPEMINYVAGEVAKVFQLGLEISIVVGGGNIFRGVAGSSAGMDRTSADNMGMLATVINSLALCDALEKHDIPTRVQSAIRMDRVAEPFIRRRAIRHLEKGRVVIFAAGTGNPYFTTDTAAVLRANEVRAQILFKATQVDGVYDKDPQIHDDAVMFDKLSYMKVIEKQLHVMDMTAISLAMEHDLPLQVLNLHKADNIYKAVTGGGIGTRIYNK; encoded by the coding sequence TTGGATACGAAACCTGAATTTCAACGGGTTCTGATCAAGTTAAGTGGCGAAGCTCTGATGGGTAATCAGGGCTTCGGCATTACGCCTGAGATGATAAACTATGTGGCCGGTGAAGTGGCCAAGGTCTTTCAGCTGGGCTTGGAAATTTCAATTGTTGTCGGAGGCGGCAACATCTTTCGCGGGGTGGCAGGATCTTCGGCCGGTATGGACCGGACCTCTGCCGACAATATGGGCATGCTGGCCACTGTGATTAACAGTCTGGCGCTGTGCGATGCCCTGGAAAAACATGATATCCCCACAAGGGTCCAGTCTGCCATCCGTATGGACAGGGTGGCGGAACCTTTTATCCGCAGACGTGCCATTCGTCATCTGGAAAAGGGCCGGGTGGTTATATTTGCCGCCGGTACAGGCAACCCTTACTTTACAACGGACACGGCTGCTGTTCTTCGCGCCAACGAGGTCCGTGCCCAGATCCTTTTTAAGGCCACCCAGGTGGACGGGGTGTATGACAAAGATCCCCAGATCCATGATGATGCTGTGATGTTTGATAAACTATCCTATATGAAGGTCATCGAAAAACAGCTTCATGTTATGGATATGACAGCGATATCCCTTGCCATGGAACACGATCTTCCTTTACAGGTGCTCAACCTGCACAAGGCCGACAATATCTACAAAGCGGTCACAGGCGGAGGAATCGGTACAAGGATTTATAATAAATAA
- the prfA gene encoding peptide chain release factor 1 — MIEKLKGIEERYIKIEHLLSDPDVMADQKKYQEYLKEHGELNKIVPVFRDYESAGGELKEAKELLKDSDPDIRSMAKEEIPVLETRIARLHEQLNVLLMPKDHRDDKNVILEIRAGTGGEEAGIFAGDLFRMYSRYAESKRWKIEIIEKNDSAAGGFKEVVSMVQGKGAYSQFKYESGIHRVQRVPDTETQGRVHTSAVTVAVLPEAEDVDIDINPADLKVDVFRSSGPGGQSVNTTDSAVRITHIPTGVVATCQDEKSQHKNKAKALNVLKSRILDAKIREEEAKRAADRKGQVGSGDRSGRIRTYNFPQGRMTDHRIGLTLYRLDSVMEGDIQEIIDALRAHNQALALKDH, encoded by the coding sequence ATGATTGAAAAATTAAAAGGCATTGAAGAACGATATATAAAAATTGAGCATCTGCTCAGTGATCCGGATGTTATGGCGGATCAAAAAAAGTACCAGGAATATCTCAAGGAACACGGTGAATTGAATAAGATCGTGCCGGTGTTTCGGGACTATGAGAGCGCAGGGGGCGAACTGAAGGAAGCAAAGGAGCTTCTTAAGGATAGTGACCCTGATATCCGCTCCATGGCCAAAGAAGAGATTCCTGTGCTTGAAACCAGAATTGCACGGCTGCATGAGCAATTAAATGTCCTTTTGATGCCCAAAGATCATAGGGATGATAAAAACGTTATTCTGGAAATCCGGGCTGGTACCGGTGGAGAAGAGGCTGGTATTTTTGCCGGAGATCTTTTCCGTATGTATTCAAGGTATGCGGAGTCCAAGCGCTGGAAGATTGAAATCATTGAGAAGAACGACTCGGCTGCCGGGGGGTTCAAGGAAGTGGTTTCCATGGTTCAGGGTAAAGGTGCTTATTCCCAGTTTAAATATGAAAGTGGCATTCATCGGGTACAGCGGGTCCCCGATACTGAAACCCAGGGGCGTGTTCACACCTCGGCGGTGACAGTGGCTGTGCTGCCCGAAGCCGAGGATGTGGATATTGACATTAATCCTGCGGACCTGAAAGTAGACGTGTTTCGTTCTTCCGGACCTGGCGGTCAGTCCGTAAATACAACGGATTCCGCTGTTCGTATTACCCATATCCCCACCGGTGTTGTGGCCACCTGCCAGGATGAAAAATCCCAGCATAAAAACAAGGCCAAGGCTTTAAATGTTCTTAAGTCCCGTATTCTGGACGCCAAGATCCGGGAAGAAGAGGCTAAACGGGCTGCGGATCGGAAAGGGCAGGTCGGTTCAGGTGACAGGTCCGGCCGCATTCGTACCTATAACTTCCCCCAGGGACGGATGACCGATCATCGCATCGGCTTGACCCTGTATCGGCTGGACAGTGTGATGGAGGGTGATATCCAGGAAATTATTGATGCCTTGAGGGCGCACAACCAAGCCCTGGCATTAAAAGATCATTGA
- the rpmE gene encoding 50S ribosomal protein L31 — MKKDIHPNYTKTTATCACGATFDISSTKENIKVEICSQCHPFFTGKQKLVDSAGRIDRFKKKYAGFDASKLV, encoded by the coding sequence ATGAAAAAAGACATCCATCCGAACTACACAAAAACAACGGCAACTTGTGCCTGCGGTGCAACATTTGACATCAGTTCCACAAAAGAGAACATCAAGGTGGAAATTTGCTCCCAGTGCCATCCCTTTTTCACCGGTAAGCAGAAACTGGTTGACTCTGCCGGTCGTATTGACCGCTTTAAGAAAAAATACGCAGGGTTCGACGCAAGCAAACTGGTTTAG
- the prmC gene encoding peptide chain release factor N(5)-glutamine methyltransferase: MWGTDSVDVWTIKSILSWTDGYFSQHNIDSPRLTAEILLAQVLGLRRLDLYLQHDRPLEKQELTEFKALIRRRITREPVAYITGRKGFFKDQFRVAPGVLIPRPDTETLVETAVGVLSEMEACGKRGRVIELGVGSGAVIISIANACQGHCYFGSDLSGDALDVACANVNAFAQTLISLFKGDWLSAVVPQPLFDLILSNPPYIPSADIELLEPEVKDHEPRGALDGGVDGLDAVRAILAQAGDRLLPSGRLILEIGYDQKPLIKSLVKSFAWVAELDFVKDLAGHHRLAVFKK, translated from the coding sequence TTGTGGGGAACTGACTCTGTGGATGTCTGGACCATAAAATCCATTCTTTCCTGGACAGACGGCTATTTCTCTCAGCACAATATTGACAGCCCCCGGCTCACAGCTGAAATTCTATTAGCTCAGGTCCTGGGGCTGCGGCGTCTTGATCTTTATCTGCAGCATGACCGGCCTCTGGAAAAACAGGAGCTTACAGAATTTAAAGCTCTGATCCGGCGGCGGATTACACGGGAGCCTGTGGCTTACATTACGGGTCGCAAGGGGTTTTTTAAAGATCAGTTTAGGGTTGCACCGGGTGTGCTTATTCCCAGGCCGGATACGGAAACCCTTGTGGAGACGGCTGTGGGGGTGTTGTCGGAAATGGAAGCGTGCGGCAAACGGGGTCGGGTGATAGAGCTTGGTGTCGGGTCCGGTGCGGTGATTATTTCCATTGCCAATGCCTGTCAGGGGCATTGCTACTTTGGCAGTGATCTCTCTGGGGATGCTCTTGATGTTGCCTGCGCCAATGTTAATGCGTTTGCCCAGACTCTGATATCGTTATTTAAAGGCGATTGGCTTTCTGCCGTGGTCCCGCAGCCGTTGTTTGATTTAATTTTATCCAACCCTCCCTATATTCCTAGTGCCGATATTGAGTTGTTAGAGCCTGAGGTGAAAGACCATGAGCCTCGCGGGGCGTTGGATGGGGGTGTCGACGGTCTTGATGCCGTTCGGGCGATTCTGGCCCAGGCCGGAGACAGGCTTTTGCCCTCCGGTCGTCTCATTCTTGAGATCGGATATGATCAAAAACCATTAATCAAAAGTCTTGTCAAAAGCTTTGCCTGGGTGGCGGAGTTGGATTTTGTTAAAGATCTTGCCGGGCACCATCGGCTCGCTGTTTTTAAAAAATAA
- a CDS encoding phosphatidate cytidylyltransferase yields the protein MMQHCKRWLTALILTPLVLWAILKGSLLLFGALVSVVSIFAIHEYFDIICANDSEPVTLTTRSISYGACAALVMGACFGSWPILFFILALNMLALCVFVLARFSSLPHIFDLVARQVLGVVYIPLSLALLVFVRNSDAGALWVIWVLMVCFANDTGALYVGTFKGERKLSPNISPNKTIEGAVGGLAVAVTAGFVFNLIFFQDVALALMSIPCALCIAVAGQIGDLFESAMKRVGHIKDSGKILPGHGGMLDRIDGLLLAIPVFYFFTVFVL from the coding sequence ATGATGCAGCACTGCAAACGATGGCTTACGGCGTTAATTCTCACCCCCCTTGTGCTTTGGGCCATTCTCAAAGGGTCTCTATTGTTGTTTGGCGCCTTGGTATCCGTGGTTTCAATTTTTGCGATCCATGAATATTTTGATATCATCTGTGCCAATGATAGCGAACCTGTTACTCTAACGACTCGGTCGATCTCCTATGGGGCTTGTGCGGCATTGGTCATGGGGGCATGTTTTGGGTCCTGGCCGATTCTGTTTTTCATTCTTGCTTTGAATATGCTGGCGCTGTGCGTGTTTGTTCTGGCGCGTTTTTCCAGTTTGCCCCATATTTTTGATCTGGTGGCCCGGCAGGTGCTCGGTGTCGTCTATATCCCTTTATCCCTGGCTCTTTTGGTTTTTGTCCGGAATTCGGATGCCGGGGCATTGTGGGTGATCTGGGTGCTCATGGTCTGTTTTGCCAATGATACAGGTGCCTTGTATGTTGGGACGTTCAAAGGCGAGCGTAAGCTTTCTCCGAACATTAGTCCCAATAAAACCATTGAAGGGGCAGTGGGGGGGCTGGCCGTCGCGGTAACGGCGGGATTTGTATTTAATCTGATTTTCTTCCAGGATGTTGCGCTTGCCTTGATGAGTATTCCCTGCGCTTTGTGTATTGCGGTTGCGGGTCAGATCGGAGACCTGTTTGAGTCTGCCATGAAACGGGTCGGGCACATCAAAGATTCGGGAAAAATCCTGCCGGGTCATGGCGGTATGCTTGATCGCATTGACGGGTTGCTTCTGGCCATTCCGGTATTTTATTTTTTTACGGTGTTTGTTCTGTGA
- the rho gene encoding transcription termination factor Rho translates to MNLVELNKMKISELTKLAKKYNIQGIGGLKKQELIFALLQANIEESGQIYGEGTLEILPDGFGFLRAPGYNYLPGPDDIYVSPSQIRRFNLRTGDTISGQVRQPKDSERYFALLKVEAVNFMNPEMAAETILFDNLLPLYPDRKMNLEAEPDNYSMRVIDLMSPIGFGQRGLIVSPPKAGKTMLLQNIANSMIQAHKNIVPMILLIDERPEEVTDMARSVNAEVISSTFDEPAERHVQVAEMVIEKAKRIVEQGHDVVILLDSITRLARAYNAVMPPSGKILSGGVDSNALDRPKRFFGAARNIEEGGSLTIIATALVDTGSRMDEVIFEEFKGTGNMELVLDRKLADKRVFPAIDMNRSGTRKEELLLDPEVLNRVWILRKLLSSLNSVDAMQFLLEKMNGTKDNKEFLEMMNS, encoded by the coding sequence ATGAATCTTGTAGAACTCAATAAGATGAAAATCAGTGAGCTGACCAAGCTTGCCAAGAAATACAATATTCAGGGTATTGGCGGCCTTAAGAAGCAGGAACTGATTTTTGCCTTGCTCCAGGCTAATATCGAAGAAAGCGGACAAATTTACGGCGAGGGTACCTTGGAAATCCTTCCAGATGGATTTGGTTTTCTAAGAGCGCCTGGGTACAACTATCTGCCTGGTCCCGACGATATTTATGTCTCCCCTTCCCAGATCCGACGGTTTAACCTGCGTACCGGAGATACTATTTCCGGGCAGGTCCGTCAGCCAAAGGATTCAGAACGGTATTTTGCATTGCTGAAAGTGGAAGCCGTGAATTTCATGAATCCTGAAATGGCGGCTGAAACCATTTTGTTTGACAACCTTCTGCCGTTATATCCGGACCGTAAGATGAACCTTGAGGCCGAGCCTGATAACTATTCCATGCGGGTTATTGATCTGATGTCTCCCATTGGATTCGGCCAGCGCGGCCTTATCGTGTCGCCGCCTAAGGCCGGTAAAACCATGCTGCTCCAGAATATTGCCAATTCCATGATCCAGGCCCACAAAAATATTGTCCCCATGATTCTGCTCATAGATGAACGTCCTGAAGAGGTGACGGATATGGCGCGCTCCGTAAATGCCGAAGTGATATCCTCGACCTTTGATGAGCCTGCTGAGCGTCATGTGCAGGTGGCTGAGATGGTGATTGAAAAAGCCAAAAGAATTGTGGAGCAGGGGCATGATGTGGTGATCCTTTTGGATAGTATTACGCGCCTTGCAAGGGCTTACAACGCAGTAATGCCGCCTTCCGGGAAAATTCTGTCCGGTGGTGTGGATTCCAATGCCCTTGATCGTCCAAAGCGTTTTTTTGGGGCGGCGCGAAACATAGAAGAGGGCGGTAGTTTGACAATTATAGCCACCGCGCTTGTAGATACAGGCTCCAGAATGGACGAGGTTATTTTCGAAGAGTTTAAGGGTACGGGTAACATGGAGCTTGTGCTTGATCGAAAACTTGCGGACAAGCGTGTATTTCCTGCCATTGATATGAATCGTTCGGGTACCCGAAAAGAGGAGTTGCTCCTTGATCCTGAGGTGTTGAATCGCGTCTGGATTTTAAGAAAATTGCTTTCAAGTTTAAATTCTGTGGATGCAATGCAGTTTTTGCTTGAAAAAATGAATGGAACAAAGGATAATAAAGAGTTTCTTGAAATGATGAATTCATAG
- the rpsB gene encoding 30S ribosomal protein S2, with translation MAYITIKELLEAGVHFGHQTKRWNPKMKRYIFGARNGIYIIDLQQTVKLYRQAHDFIKNIAANGGDVMFVGTKKQASEAIYEEANRAESYYVENRWLGGMLTNFQTIKNNISRFHFLNSIENDGTLENYPKKEQAKMLKDKAKLEFAIGGISNMKKLPAALFIIDSKNETIAVKEAKRLGIPIVAVVDTNCDPDDIDYVIPGNDDAIRSIRLFASRVADAVIEGRQIWEERQRAHSDKEDGGGKPAETSGEQIGVEVVSDGTDGPVIEKIKRKTTAETSETQEAAAAE, from the coding sequence ATGGCTTACATTACGATTAAAGAATTACTTGAAGCAGGTGTACATTTCGGGCATCAGACCAAACGTTGGAACCCTAAAATGAAGCGTTACATTTTTGGTGCCAGAAACGGTATTTACATTATCGACCTTCAGCAGACCGTTAAGCTGTACAGACAGGCCCACGATTTTATAAAAAATATTGCCGCAAACGGTGGCGATGTAATGTTCGTTGGGACCAAAAAGCAAGCTTCCGAGGCCATCTACGAAGAAGCCAACAGAGCCGAAAGCTATTATGTTGAAAATCGCTGGTTGGGCGGTATGCTGACCAACTTCCAGACCATCAAAAACAATATTTCCCGCTTCCATTTTCTAAATTCCATTGAAAATGACGGCACATTGGAAAATTATCCCAAAAAAGAGCAGGCAAAAATGCTCAAAGACAAGGCAAAGCTGGAATTTGCCATCGGCGGTATTTCCAATATGAAAAAACTGCCGGCAGCCCTGTTTATCATTGACTCTAAAAATGAAACCATTGCCGTAAAAGAAGCAAAACGTCTGGGGATTCCAATCGTTGCCGTAGTCGATACCAATTGTGATCCCGATGATATCGATTATGTTATTCCCGGTAACGATGATGCTATCCGTTCCATTCGTCTGTTCGCTTCCCGGGTTGCCGATGCCGTGATCGAAGGTCGCCAGATCTGGGAAGAACGCCAGCGTGCTCACTCCGATAAGGAAGACGGTGGCGGTAAACCTGCTGAGACTTCAGGCGAACAAATCGGTGTTGAGGTCGTTTCTGACGGTACCGACGGGCCTGTGATTGAAAAAATCAAAAGAAAAACCACTGCGGAAACTTCAGAGACCCAGGAAGCTGCAGCTGCTGAATAG
- the tsf gene encoding translation elongation factor Ts — MAEITAQMVKELREATGSGIMDCKKVLAEAEGDMDKAIELLRKKGLAKAAKRAGRSTSEGIIYSYIHTGAKLGVLVEVNCESDFVAKTEDFETFAKDIAMHIAAANPAGLVPEDVDQSVIEKEREIYRAQMLEEGKPANIIDKIVDGKVEKFYKEVCLLSQQYIKDPQKTVEDVLKETIGKIGENIQIKRFSRFQIGE, encoded by the coding sequence ATGGCTGAAATTACTGCACAAATGGTAAAGGAGCTTCGTGAAGCCACCGGTTCGGGAATTATGGACTGCAAAAAAGTCCTGGCCGAGGCGGAAGGGGATATGGATAAGGCAATTGAGCTTCTGCGTAAAAAAGGCCTGGCCAAAGCAGCCAAACGCGCAGGGCGGTCCACCAGCGAAGGCATTATTTATTCCTACATTCATACCGGTGCAAAACTGGGCGTGCTCGTTGAAGTGAACTGCGAATCTGATTTTGTGGCAAAAACCGAAGATTTCGAAACTTTTGCCAAAGATATTGCCATGCACATTGCGGCCGCCAATCCTGCCGGTCTGGTTCCTGAAGACGTGGACCAATCCGTCATTGAAAAAGAGCGTGAGATTTACCGCGCCCAGATGCTGGAAGAAGGAAAGCCCGCAAATATCATTGATAAAATTGTGGATGGCAAGGTGGAAAAATTCTATAAAGAAGTCTGCCTGCTAAGCCAGCAGTATATTAAAGATCCCCAGAAAACTGTTGAAGATGTACTCAAGGAAACCATCGGAAAGATCGGCGAAAATATCCAGATTAAAAGATTTTCACGCTTTCAGATAGGAGAATAA
- the coaE gene encoding dephospho-CoA kinase (Dephospho-CoA kinase (CoaE) performs the final step in coenzyme A biosynthesis.): MSKDNLKSMMGIMLKIGVTGSAGSGKSLVCEGFRRIGLVTLDCDEIAKQVVEPGRAAYDQVVNAFGDKIINPDGTLDRTGLRRMIVTTKGSREKLEAILHPIIIKETVRLMDDALCSKKVSCVVEVPLLFELGMEHLFDVVVVVTAADDALVERISCRDGVDRESAQKLLAIQMPQSEKVKRADCVIENRGEPGAVFRSVEVLYRKLVNQRLTKK, encoded by the coding sequence ATGAGCAAAGACAATCTAAAATCAATGATGGGCATAATGCTTAAAATAGGTGTGACTGGGTCTGCGGGGTCGGGAAAGAGTCTTGTGTGTGAAGGGTTTCGGCGCATCGGGTTGGTTACGCTGGATTGTGATGAAATTGCAAAGCAGGTGGTGGAGCCGGGGCGGGCGGCTTATGATCAGGTGGTCAACGCGTTCGGTGATAAAATTATAAACCCGGACGGCACGTTGGATCGCACGGGGTTGCGACGTATGATCGTCACCACAAAAGGGAGTAGGGAAAAGCTTGAAGCGATTTTGCATCCTATAATTATTAAGGAGACAGTTCGGCTGATGGATGATGCCCTTTGTTCAAAGAAGGTATCGTGTGTTGTTGAGGTGCCGCTTTTGTTTGAGCTTGGCATGGAACATCTCTTTGATGTGGTTGTTGTGGTGACGGCTGCAGATGACGCCCTTGTTGAACGGATTTCCTGCCGGGATGGAGTGGATCGAGAAAGCGCCCAAAAGCTTTTGGCTATTCAGATGCCCCAGTCCGAAAAGGTCAAGCGGGCTGATTGTGTTATTGAAAACAGGGGCGAGCCTGGAGCTGTTTTTAGATCAGTGGAAGTTTTGTATCGAAAACTTGTCAATCAGCGCTTGACAAAAAAATGA
- the frr gene encoding ribosome recycling factor has protein sequence MINEVLEETKDRMGKSEKAFEAELGKVRTGRASQSMLDNVRVDYYGTQTPLPQMATVSVPESRLLTVKPWDASVINEVEKAILKANIGLTPSNDGKLIRISIPPLTEERRKEIVKSVGKTCEEFKVAVRNIRRDANEMLKDLQKEAEISEDESFKAQKLVQDLTDASIKKLDDIFAVKEKEILEV, from the coding sequence ATGATTAATGAGGTGCTTGAAGAAACCAAAGACCGTATGGGTAAATCCGAGAAAGCCTTTGAAGCCGAACTTGGCAAAGTACGCACCGGCAGAGCTTCCCAGTCCATGCTGGACAACGTCAGGGTCGATTACTATGGCACGCAGACTCCACTTCCCCAGATGGCTACCGTATCCGTGCCCGAAAGTCGTCTGCTCACCGTAAAGCCGTGGGACGCTTCGGTGATCAATGAGGTGGAAAAAGCGATATTAAAGGCAAATATCGGTCTTACGCCTTCCAATGACGGTAAATTGATTCGCATCTCCATTCCGCCTTTGACCGAAGAGCGCAGAAAAGAGATTGTAAAAAGCGTGGGCAAAACCTGTGAGGAGTTCAAGGTGGCTGTCAGAAATATCCGCCGGGACGCCAACGAGATGCTAAAGGATCTACAAAAAGAGGCTGAAATTTCCGAAGACGAAAGCTTCAAAGCCCAGAAGCTGGTCCAGGATCTCACCGACGCTTCCATCAAGAAACTGGATGATATTTTTGCCGTCAAGGAAAAAGAGATCCTTGAAGTATGA
- a CDS encoding isoprenyl transferase: MKYDPNIQVPDGLNLDRLPAHVAFIMDGNGRWAKKRLMNRVKGHEQGAKTVEDVVMTARELGIDVLTLYAFSTENWARPKEEVKALMHLLKRFLKNKIQDLKAKNIRLNILGQVERLPDDVRKQAEQAMADTQHNSAMILNLALSYGAREEITIGVQRIAAKIKSGALTPEDITDKTVSDHLYTAGMPDPDLIVRTSGEVRLSNFLMWQAAYSELVFTPTLWPDFSKQEFHQILIDYQQRDRRFGKV; this comes from the coding sequence TTGAAGTATGATCCAAATATTCAGGTGCCTGACGGACTGAACTTAGACCGGCTTCCCGCCCATGTTGCTTTTATCATGGACGGGAACGGGCGCTGGGCAAAAAAACGGCTGATGAACCGTGTGAAAGGCCATGAGCAGGGTGCCAAAACCGTTGAAGACGTTGTTATGACGGCCAGAGAACTGGGCATTGACGTGCTTACCTTGTATGCATTTTCAACGGAAAACTGGGCGCGACCCAAGGAAGAGGTCAAGGCCCTGATGCATCTGCTGAAACGGTTTCTCAAGAATAAAATCCAAGATCTTAAAGCCAAAAACATCCGCTTAAATATTTTAGGTCAGGTTGAACGGCTTCCCGACGATGTGCGAAAACAGGCTGAGCAGGCCATGGCCGACACACAACATAACTCCGCCATGATTTTGAATCTGGCATTGAGCTACGGGGCCCGGGAAGAAATCACCATCGGGGTTCAGCGAATCGCGGCAAAAATCAAATCCGGCGCCCTGACCCCCGAAGATATTACGGATAAAACGGTATCCGATCACCTTTATACGGCCGGCATGCCTGATCCGGACCTTATTGTCCGTACGTCCGGCGAAGTCAGACTTTCCAATTTTCTGATGTGGCAGGCCGCATATTCCGAACTGGTTTTTACCCCGACGCTTTGGCCCGATTTTTCCAAGCAGGAATTCCATCAGATTTTAATTGATTACCAGCAGCGGGACAGACGCTTCGGAAAGGTATGA